A DNA window from Gemmatimonadaceae bacterium contains the following coding sequences:
- a CDS encoding methyltransferase domain-containing protein, whose protein sequence is MIAPQNDSAFGDAISRLYERHLVPLLFEPYAAFTAQRVAALGAGRVLETAAGTGVVTRALAKRLPAKATLTATDLNRAMLDRAVSADMPRPVTWRQADAMKLPFADESFDCVVCQFGVMFFPDKSAAYAEARRVLRRGGSFVFTVWDRIEDNEFADTVNDSLRHVFPDDPPTFMRRTPHGYFDRDLIARDLQWAGFSHVPKFETESARSCAPSAHEPAVAFCQGTPIRNEIEARDAARLDVATQVAAAALQRRFGDGAIEGKMQAHLVAVVK, encoded by the coding sequence ATGATCGCCCCCCAGAACGACAGCGCGTTCGGTGATGCCATTTCGCGGCTGTACGAGCGTCACCTCGTCCCCCTCCTCTTCGAGCCGTACGCGGCCTTCACGGCGCAACGCGTCGCCGCACTCGGCGCCGGCCGCGTGCTCGAGACGGCAGCCGGTACCGGCGTCGTGACCCGCGCGCTGGCCAAGCGCCTTCCGGCGAAGGCGACCCTTACGGCCACCGACCTGAACCGCGCGATGCTTGACCGCGCGGTGAGCGCCGACATGCCGCGCCCCGTGACGTGGCGCCAGGCCGATGCCATGAAGCTGCCGTTCGCCGACGAGAGCTTTGACTGTGTCGTGTGCCAGTTCGGGGTGATGTTCTTCCCCGACAAGTCCGCCGCGTACGCCGAAGCCCGCCGCGTCCTGCGCCGCGGGGGCAGCTTCGTCTTCACGGTGTGGGACCGCATCGAGGACAACGAGTTTGCGGACACCGTGAATGACTCGCTGCGGCACGTCTTTCCCGACGATCCGCCCACCTTCATGCGTCGCACGCCGCACGGCTACTTCGATCGCGACCTGATCGCCCGCGACCTGCAATGGGCAGGGTTCTCGCACGTGCCGAAGTTCGAGACGGAAAGTGCGCGCAGCTGCGCGCCATCAGCGCACGAGCCAGCCGTCGCCTTCTGTCAGGGGACGCCCATTCGCAACGAGATCGAGGCGCGCGACGCCGCCCGGCTCGACGTGGCCACCCAGGTTGCGGCGGCGGCACTACAGAGACGGTTCGGGGATGGAGCGATCGAGGGGAAGATGCAAGCTCACCTCGTGGCGGTCGTGAAGTGA
- a CDS encoding class I SAM-dependent methyltransferase yields MPIQHVSDTARWVAVYRAMESERPDALFRDPFARQLAGDLGHEIVRTMKNGVGAAWSMIVRTQVMDELLLRRVRDDGVDCVLNLAAGLDARPFRLALPSTLRWVDVDFADVLDYKWTVLKDATPSCRYERMPADLSDATARRAIFAALGREHRRVFVIAEGLLIYLGEEDVLALARDLHAESSFRWWLIDLASPRLLKWMQRSWGKRAADGQAPFRFAPEAGTGFFEPAGWHELEFRSSWRESHRLNRKMRGAWLWGLIGRFSTKRQRRESERMAGVVLLVTSNGTGRG; encoded by the coding sequence ATGCCCATTCAGCACGTCAGTGATACCGCCCGCTGGGTCGCCGTCTATCGCGCGATGGAAAGCGAGCGTCCCGATGCGCTGTTCCGGGATCCGTTCGCGCGGCAACTGGCGGGCGACCTCGGTCACGAGATCGTGCGCACGATGAAGAACGGTGTCGGCGCGGCCTGGTCGATGATTGTGCGCACGCAGGTGATGGACGAGCTGCTGTTGCGCCGCGTGCGCGACGACGGCGTGGACTGCGTCCTGAACCTCGCCGCGGGACTCGATGCGCGGCCGTTTCGCCTGGCGCTGCCGTCGACGCTGCGATGGGTGGACGTCGACTTCGCCGACGTGCTCGACTACAAGTGGACGGTGCTGAAGGACGCGACGCCATCGTGCCGCTACGAGCGAATGCCGGCCGACCTCTCGGACGCGACCGCTCGGCGCGCGATCTTCGCCGCGCTTGGGCGCGAGCACCGGCGCGTCTTCGTCATCGCCGAGGGACTCTTGATCTACCTGGGCGAGGAGGACGTCCTCGCGCTGGCGCGCGACCTGCACGCAGAGTCCTCTTTCCGCTGGTGGCTGATCGACCTCGCCAGCCCGCGCCTGCTCAAATGGATGCAACGTTCCTGGGGTAAGCGTGCCGCCGACGGCCAGGCGCCTTTCCGCTTTGCGCCCGAGGCGGGGACCGGCTTCTTCGAGCCCGCCGGCTGGCACGAGCTCGAGTTCCGTTCAAGCTGGCGCGAGTCCCACCGCCTGAATCGCAAGATGCGCGGCGCCTGGCTCTGGGGGCTCATCGGCCGGTTTTCGACCAAACGGCAGCGCCGCGAATCGGAACGGATGGCGGGAGTGGTACTGCTGGTAACTTCCAACGGAACGGGGAGGGGGTAG
- a CDS encoding D-aminoacylase, whose protein sequence is MRALRLLPLVVVLSGCFHRGGLSTGGVAAGGYDVVIENGRVIDGTGAAWYDGDVALRGDRIAAIGARGAFKDARVGQRVDATGQVVAPGFIDIQAQSYGNFMRGDGLALSMVTQGITTAILGEGETPAPVNDKILALETDTAARALAQRFAGPHGFGDWLEFMIGRGASQNIGSFVGNGTVRVYGHGGGMGPASPVEIDTMQAMVRRAMEDGAFGIASALIYPPNVYASPAELTEINKAAAPYGGIYITHMRSEGDKFLEGIDEAIRVGHGAGVPVEIYHLKAAGVRNWPKMDIAIAKIDSARAAGQDVQADMYLYPAGGNSFASCIPPKYAAEGKLLDNLRNPALRAQMIEEIHARDAGYENLCEAATPPNVMVVGFRKPEYQQYEGKRLSEIAAAMNKDWAEVIIDLNVAENLGLSEILFLMSEENIQKQIRLPWMKFGTDASTQDPARARGMVHPRAYGNFPRLLGKYVRNEKVTPLEDAVRKASSAVATRLQIHDRGVIKQGLKADIVVFDPNTIIDNATFEKPHQLSTGMKDVFVNGVAVVRDGKHTGAKPGQVVRGSGYRR, encoded by the coding sequence ATGCGCGCCCTTCGGTTGCTTCCGCTCGTTGTAGTTCTCTCCGGCTGCTTCCATCGCGGCGGACTCTCCACCGGCGGCGTCGCGGCCGGCGGCTACGATGTCGTCATCGAGAACGGCCGCGTCATCGACGGCACCGGGGCGGCCTGGTACGACGGCGATGTCGCGCTGCGCGGCGATCGCATTGCCGCCATCGGGGCGCGCGGCGCCTTCAAGGATGCCCGTGTCGGGCAGCGCGTCGACGCCACCGGGCAGGTGGTCGCCCCCGGGTTCATCGACATTCAGGCGCAGTCGTACGGCAACTTCATGCGCGGCGACGGCCTCGCGCTGTCGATGGTGACGCAGGGGATCACCACCGCCATCCTCGGCGAGGGCGAGACCCCCGCGCCGGTGAACGACAAAATCCTCGCGCTCGAGACTGACACCGCGGCGCGCGCGCTGGCGCAGCGCTTTGCGGGCCCGCACGGTTTCGGCGACTGGCTGGAGTTCATGATCGGCCGCGGCGCGTCGCAGAACATTGGCTCGTTCGTCGGCAACGGCACGGTGCGCGTCTATGGCCACGGCGGCGGGATGGGGCCGGCGAGCCCGGTGGAGATCGACACGATGCAGGCGATGGTGCGGCGCGCCATGGAAGACGGCGCGTTCGGCATCGCGAGCGCGCTTATCTATCCGCCGAACGTGTACGCGAGCCCCGCCGAGCTGACGGAGATCAACAAGGCCGCGGCGCCGTACGGTGGCATCTACATCACGCACATGCGCAGCGAGGGCGACAAGTTCCTCGAGGGGATCGACGAGGCGATTCGTGTCGGGCACGGTGCAGGGGTGCCTGTTGAGATCTACCATCTCAAGGCGGCCGGCGTCCGCAACTGGCCGAAGATGGACATCGCCATTGCCAAGATCGACAGCGCACGCGCCGCGGGACAGGATGTGCAGGCCGATATGTACCTGTATCCGGCCGGCGGCAACTCGTTCGCGAGCTGCATCCCGCCCAAGTACGCCGCCGAGGGCAAGCTGCTCGACAACCTCAGGAACCCGGCGCTGCGCGCACAGATGATCGAGGAAATCCACGCGCGCGACGCGGGCTACGAGAACCTGTGCGAGGCGGCGACGCCGCCCAACGTGATGGTCGTCGGCTTCCGGAAGCCCGAATACCAGCAGTATGAAGGCAAGCGGCTCAGCGAAATCGCCGCCGCGATGAACAAGGACTGGGCCGAGGTGATCATCGACCTCAACGTCGCCGAGAATCTCGGGTTGAGCGAGATCCTCTTCCTGATGAGCGAGGAGAACATCCAGAAGCAGATTCGCCTGCCGTGGATGAAGTTCGGCACCGACGCCAGCACGCAGGACCCGGCCCGCGCGCGCGGCATGGTGCACCCGCGCGCCTACGGCAACTTCCCGCGCCTGCTCGGCAAGTACGTGCGCAACGAGAAAGTCACCCCGCTCGAGGACGCCGTGCGCAAGGCGTCATCGGCGGTGGCGACGCGCCTGCAGATCCACGACCGCGGCGTCATCAAGCAGGGACTCAAGGCCGACATCGTGGTCTTCGATCCGAACACGATCATCGACAACGCGACCTTCGAGAAGCCGCACCAGCTCTCCACCGGGATGAAGGATGTCTTTGTGAACGGCGTCGCGGTGGTGCGCGATGGGAAGCACACGGGAGCGAAGCCGGGACAGGTGGTGAGAGGTAGTGGGTACCGGCGATAG
- a CDS encoding VOC family protein, with amino-acid sequence MSTLSYGLQPTAYRLPDATRLGRARLQVTSLARSLDFYTNVLGFRVLARHDDYATLGAHDDDRAILELRDGASKPVPRGGRQGLFHFAILLPDRASLGRFLVHLVAIGAHAGSSDHLVSEALYLSDPDGLGIEVYADRPRDTWKHEGRELSMATIPLDTRSVAEAGADETWRGMPAGTTLGHMHLHVGSLEEARAFYHDGLGFDLVVWSYPGALFFSAGGYHHHLGTNTWAAGRPSAAADEARLLDWEIVLPDSAALDAACAQLASRGYVPTASAQGWSFRDPWGTQFTLVAG; translated from the coding sequence ATGTCCACGCTCTCCTACGGTCTCCAGCCCACCGCCTACCGGCTTCCCGATGCCACGCGCCTCGGGCGCGCGCGGCTGCAAGTCACCAGCCTGGCCCGTTCGCTGGACTTCTACACGAACGTGCTCGGCTTCCGCGTGCTCGCGCGTCACGACGACTACGCGACGCTCGGCGCGCACGACGACGACCGTGCCATCCTCGAACTGCGCGACGGTGCGTCCAAGCCGGTGCCGCGCGGCGGGCGGCAGGGACTCTTCCATTTCGCCATCCTGCTCCCCGATCGCGCCTCGCTCGGGCGGTTCCTCGTGCACCTCGTTGCAATCGGTGCGCACGCCGGTTCGTCCGACCATCTGGTGAGCGAGGCCCTCTATCTCTCCGATCCCGACGGCCTCGGCATCGAGGTCTACGCCGACCGGCCGCGCGACACCTGGAAGCATGAGGGGCGCGAGCTGAGCATGGCGACCATCCCGCTCGACACGCGATCGGTCGCCGAGGCCGGCGCGGACGAGACGTGGCGCGGGATGCCGGCGGGGACCACGCTCGGCCACATGCACCTGCACGTGGGTTCGCTCGAGGAGGCGCGCGCCTTCTATCACGACGGACTCGGGTTCGACCTCGTCGTCTGGTCGTATCCGGGCGCGCTCTTCTTCTCGGCCGGCGGCTATCACCACCACCTCGGCACCAACACCTGGGCCGCGGGGCGGCCGAGTGCCGCCGCGGACGAGGCGCGGCTGCTCGACTGGGAGATTGTCCTCCCCGACAGCGCCGCGCTGGACGCCGCGTGTGCCCAACTCGCGTCGCGCGGCTACGTGCCCACGGCGTCGGCCCAAGGGTGGTCGTTCCGCGATCCGTGGGGGACGCAGTTCACGCTCGTCGCGGGGTGA
- a CDS encoding SLC13 family permease translates to MRRFALAALLLAALPATAAAAVLGFSGPSVGPVPVEFILFGIVLAGVGIFHHHTFRIAVTGAIVIAAYKIVASPFREGAGFGGFLTHVEHEWVILTNLFLLLMGFALLARHFEESGVPAMLPRYLPDDWKGAWILLVAVAFISSFLDNIAAALIGGAVAHTVFKGKVHVAYIAGIVAASNAGGAFSVVGDTTTTMMWIAGVSPAEVFEALLATVVAVVLLIPLAMKQQKYQPIQADPEKSATIDWVRVGVVLSILALAIIVNVVANTHFYEISNLAPFLGMAVWVAILSTAPLRKPEWKLLPENLKGTIFLLSLVLCASMMPVEKLPTASWQTAMGLGFTSAIFDNIPLTALALSQGGYDWGFLAFAVGFGGSMIWFGSSAGVALSNMYPEAKNTKQYLRHGYWVTIAYVVAYVTLLQVRGFHPGSTPRTVQTVEAPTAVEAPAVVPSTAPVAAPVAP, encoded by the coding sequence ATGCGTCGTTTCGCTCTCGCCGCACTGCTGCTTGCGGCCCTTCCAGCCACGGCTGCCGCTGCCGTGCTCGGTTTCTCCGGTCCCAGCGTCGGTCCGGTGCCAGTCGAATTCATCCTGTTCGGCATTGTGCTCGCCGGCGTCGGCATCTTCCATCACCACACGTTCCGCATCGCGGTCACCGGCGCCATCGTGATCGCGGCGTACAAGATCGTTGCGTCGCCGTTTCGCGAGGGCGCAGGCTTCGGCGGCTTCCTTACACACGTCGAGCACGAATGGGTGATTCTCACCAACCTGTTCCTGCTGTTGATGGGTTTTGCCCTCCTTGCGCGCCACTTCGAGGAGAGCGGCGTCCCCGCCATGCTCCCGCGCTACCTCCCCGACGACTGGAAGGGGGCGTGGATTCTGCTGGTCGCCGTGGCATTCATCTCGTCCTTCCTTGATAACATCGCCGCCGCGCTCATCGGCGGCGCCGTGGCGCATACGGTGTTCAAGGGGAAGGTGCACGTCGCATACATCGCGGGTATTGTCGCCGCCTCGAACGCCGGTGGTGCCTTCTCGGTGGTGGGTGATACCACGACCACGATGATGTGGATCGCCGGTGTGAGCCCGGCGGAAGTCTTTGAGGCGCTGCTCGCCACGGTGGTCGCGGTCGTCCTGCTCATCCCGCTGGCGATGAAGCAGCAGAAGTACCAGCCGATCCAGGCCGATCCGGAAAAGAGTGCGACCATCGACTGGGTGCGCGTGGGCGTCGTACTGAGCATCCTCGCGCTGGCGATCATCGTCAACGTCGTGGCCAATACCCACTTCTACGAGATCTCCAACCTGGCGCCCTTCCTGGGCATGGCGGTGTGGGTGGCTATTCTTTCCACCGCCCCGCTGCGTAAGCCGGAGTGGAAGCTGCTCCCGGAGAATCTCAAGGGCACGATCTTCCTGCTCTCGCTCGTGCTCTGCGCCAGCATGATGCCGGTCGAGAAGCTGCCGACCGCCTCGTGGCAGACCGCAATGGGGCTTGGCTTCACGTCGGCCATCTTCGATAACATCCCGCTCACCGCGCTGGCGCTCAGCCAGGGCGGCTACGACTGGGGCTTCCTGGCCTTCGCCGTCGGCTTCGGCGGCTCCATGATCTGGTTCGGGTCGTCGGCTGGCGTCGCCCTGTCGAACATGTATCCCGAGGCCAAGAACACCAAGCAGTACCTGCGCCACGGGTATTGGGTGACGATCGCGTACGTCGTCGCCTACGTCACGCTGCTGCAGGTGCGCGGCTTCCACCCGGGGAGCACGCCGCGCACGGTGCAAACCGTCGAGGCGCCGACCGCGGTCGAAGCGCCGGCGGTTGTGCCGAGTACCGCTCCGGTGGCCGCTCCGGTCGCTCCGTAG
- a CDS encoding YifB family Mg chelatase-like AAA ATPase, translating to MLATVHSAAVIGVEAHPVLVEVDVARGLPAWSIVGLASNAVKEARERVSSALVNAGFEVPARRTTVNLSPADQVKTGTAFDLPIALAVLAASGQLPPECVEGLCVAGELGLDGTVRPIRGALSMARLVQRRGYRALVLPEANGGEASLVGDAQLAGATTLTALVEQLRAGRLVAPVCTSAATSALDESLDLADVAGQGMAKRALEIAAAGAHNLLLEGPPGAGKTMLARRLPGILPPLTPDEHLEVVAIHSIGGVLPAGTIPGREPPFRAPHHTISQAGLIGGGSGPRPGEVSLAHAGVLFLDELLELPRYVLDAMRQPLEDGRVVIARAAQAVLFPARFMLVAATNPCPCGGVGAAPRLPLAAGAPQPPFNDGGTACRCSAADIARYRARLSGPLADRLDLRVTVAPIALSAMHDNGNETSATVRARVVAARDRQRARYAALDGVRANAQAPTRALRGAHGPTPEAHAWLVDAASRLHLSARGYARVLRVARTIADLDGVERVERDAVAEALAFRGVG from the coding sequence ATGCTCGCCACCGTCCATTCGGCCGCCGTCATCGGCGTCGAGGCGCATCCCGTGCTCGTCGAGGTGGACGTGGCGCGCGGGCTTCCCGCCTGGTCGATTGTCGGGCTCGCGTCGAATGCGGTGAAGGAAGCGCGCGAGCGCGTCAGCTCGGCGCTGGTGAATGCGGGCTTTGAAGTGCCGGCACGGCGCACGACCGTGAACCTGAGTCCCGCCGACCAGGTCAAGACCGGCACCGCCTTCGACCTTCCCATCGCCCTCGCCGTGCTCGCCGCGAGCGGACAACTCCCTCCCGAGTGCGTCGAGGGACTCTGTGTGGCTGGCGAGCTGGGGCTCGACGGCACCGTGCGTCCCATCCGCGGTGCGCTCTCGATGGCGCGGCTCGTGCAGCGGCGCGGCTATCGCGCGCTCGTCCTTCCCGAGGCGAATGGCGGCGAGGCGTCGCTGGTGGGCGACGCGCAGCTTGCGGGGGCGACGACCCTCACCGCGCTAGTGGAACAACTGCGCGCGGGGCGGCTCGTCGCCCCGGTCTGCACGAGTGCGGCGACGAGCGCGCTCGATGAATCGCTCGACCTAGCCGACGTCGCGGGGCAGGGGATGGCCAAGCGCGCGCTGGAGATCGCCGCCGCCGGCGCGCACAATCTGCTCCTCGAAGGACCGCCTGGCGCGGGGAAGACGATGCTCGCCCGCCGGCTCCCCGGCATTCTCCCGCCGCTCACACCCGACGAGCACCTCGAGGTCGTCGCCATTCATTCGATTGGCGGCGTCCTTCCCGCTGGCACCATTCCGGGGCGAGAACCGCCGTTCCGTGCGCCGCATCATACCATCTCGCAGGCCGGGCTCATTGGCGGCGGAAGCGGCCCGCGTCCGGGCGAAGTGAGTCTCGCCCATGCGGGAGTTCTGTTCCTCGACGAACTGCTCGAGCTGCCGCGCTACGTACTCGACGCCATGCGACAGCCGCTCGAGGACGGGCGTGTGGTGATCGCACGCGCCGCCCAGGCCGTGCTGTTTCCCGCGCGCTTCATGCTGGTCGCCGCCACGAACCCCTGCCCGTGCGGCGGCGTCGGCGCCGCGCCGCGTCTTCCCCTCGCCGCCGGCGCCCCTCAGCCGCCGTTCAACGATGGCGGCACGGCCTGCCGGTGCAGCGCCGCCGACATCGCGCGGTACCGCGCGCGGCTCAGCGGCCCGCTGGCCGACCGTCTCGATCTGCGCGTCACCGTGGCGCCCATCGCGCTTTCCGCGATGCACGACAACGGCAACGAGACGTCCGCGACCGTGCGCGCGCGAGTCGTTGCGGCGCGCGACCGGCAGCGCGCGCGCTACGCGGCGCTCGACGGCGTACGCGCCAATGCCCAGGCCCCGACGCGCGCCCTTCGCGGCGCCCACGGCCCCACGCCCGAAGCGCACGCCTGGCTGGTGGACGCGGCCAGCCGCCTTCATCTCAGCGCACGCGGTTATGCACGCGTACTGCGCGTCGCGCGCACCATTGCCGACCTGGACGGCGTCGAGCGAGTGGAGCGCGATGCCGTGGCCGAGGCGCTCGCGTTCCGCGGTGTGGGGTGA
- a CDS encoding DUF5107 domain-containing protein, producing MRNRRESEGARRAVRGVLMAGLMLMTSSVVAAQGASRRVAVGRSAGGRGASQGQASFGPARVREYKQSFPTYPFSDPNPIPVVGRIYPYFRFDGFSATSVPKDWKVVELENDFIRVLITPEIGGKIWSAVEKKSGRPFIYYNHAVKFRDIAMRGPWTSGGIEANYGIIGHTPNVSTPVDYATRRNADGSVSCITGVFDLLTGTTWRVETRLAPDQAYFTTTSTWYNSSSLEEPYYTWMTAGIPVQGNLQYVFPGTGQIGHDGELGDWPVNRKLNRDVSWYERNDFGPYKSYHVVGGEEDFFGAYWHEQDFGMARVAPRDEKPGQKIWIWGLSRQGMIWEQLLTDTDGQYSELQSGRLFNQSAEGSTFTPFKHRGFTPQAVDRWTERWMPVIGTKGFVTARAAGAMKVSKDGDQIIVAISPSEPIADSLIVTANGKRLAARRVVRAPLQAWADTIAAPGVDLSSVVVVLGDRRIEWRGDPAATSLDRPLVTPKAFDWTSAYGLWLKGKELMRQREYVRAEPLLDSALAKEPYFVPALADRAALHLRAMQYADARRVAMTALAVDAYDGAANYYYGVANRRLGRAADARDGFEIASQSAEYRAAAWTELARLWLAEGDEARALSYVDKALTVDDANLAALAMRVVVARHRGDAKGVQRWLGALEAADPLSHVARYERLLAQKAPTSGRALLSGVRAEMPEQSLFEVASFYQSIGDRRAALDVLEGVGDHPEALYWRAALLQGTARSSAASSAAIAARPSDDPTSLIERANALSPRFVFPFRPEVLDALEGVVRQNSSWKPRYYLALGYWGTGRVAQAALMLTGLARTPDYAPFYAARASLPGRAAHDVITDLERAASLDTAEWRYGKLLVERHLEQQDTARALAVATEYARRLPSSYILAMTRVRALMGAQRYAEADALLGTLTIIPFEGSAEGHALHREAKLMLAVDAMRDGRWENARALIAAAREWPERLGAGKPYPADVDERLEDWLAADVARRIGAPEAAAVMQTHPMPEATGLAGRVIARWRTLDR from the coding sequence ATGCGCAATCGCCGGGAGAGCGAGGGCGCGCGCCGCGCGGTGCGCGGCGTGCTGATGGCCGGACTGATGCTCATGACGTCGTCAGTTGTGGCCGCACAGGGCGCCAGCCGGAGGGTCGCTGTCGGCAGGAGCGCGGGTGGGAGGGGCGCGTCGCAGGGCCAAGCCTCGTTCGGCCCGGCGCGCGTGCGCGAGTATAAGCAGTCGTTCCCCACATATCCGTTCAGCGACCCGAACCCGATTCCGGTGGTCGGGCGCATCTATCCGTACTTCCGCTTCGACGGCTTCAGTGCCACCAGCGTGCCCAAGGACTGGAAGGTGGTGGAACTGGAGAACGACTTCATTCGCGTACTGATCACCCCGGAGATCGGCGGCAAGATCTGGTCGGCGGTGGAGAAGAAGTCGGGACGGCCGTTCATCTATTACAACCACGCCGTCAAGTTCCGCGACATCGCGATGCGCGGGCCGTGGACGAGCGGCGGCATCGAGGCGAACTACGGAATCATCGGCCACACGCCCAACGTCTCCACGCCGGTGGACTACGCCACCCGGCGCAACGCCGATGGCAGCGTGTCGTGCATCACGGGAGTCTTCGACCTTCTCACCGGTACCACGTGGCGCGTCGAGACGCGCCTCGCCCCCGACCAGGCGTACTTCACCACCACCTCCACGTGGTACAACAGCTCGTCGCTCGAGGAGCCGTACTACACGTGGATGACGGCGGGCATCCCGGTGCAGGGGAACCTGCAGTACGTCTTCCCGGGTACGGGGCAGATCGGTCACGACGGCGAACTGGGCGATTGGCCCGTGAACCGCAAGCTCAACCGCGACGTGTCGTGGTACGAGCGCAACGACTTCGGCCCATACAAGTCGTATCACGTTGTCGGCGGCGAGGAGGACTTCTTCGGCGCCTACTGGCACGAGCAGGACTTCGGCATGGCGCGCGTGGCGCCGCGCGACGAGAAGCCGGGCCAGAAGATCTGGATCTGGGGGCTCTCGCGGCAGGGGATGATCTGGGAGCAGCTCCTCACCGACACCGATGGCCAGTACTCCGAGCTTCAGTCGGGGCGGCTGTTCAATCAGTCCGCCGAGGGGAGCACCTTCACGCCGTTCAAGCACCGCGGCTTCACGCCGCAGGCGGTGGACCGCTGGACGGAACGATGGATGCCCGTGATCGGCACGAAGGGCTTCGTGACGGCGCGTGCCGCGGGGGCGATGAAGGTGTCAAAGGATGGCGACCAGATTATCGTGGCGATTTCTCCATCCGAGCCAATCGCTGACTCGCTCATCGTGACGGCCAACGGCAAGCGCCTTGCGGCGCGGCGCGTCGTGCGAGCCCCGTTACAAGCGTGGGCCGACACCATCGCGGCGCCGGGAGTCGACCTGTCGTCGGTTGTCGTCGTGCTTGGCGATCGCCGGATCGAGTGGCGCGGCGATCCGGCCGCGACGTCGCTCGACCGGCCGCTGGTCACGCCGAAGGCCTTCGACTGGACCTCCGCGTACGGGCTCTGGCTCAAGGGCAAGGAGCTGATGCGGCAGCGCGAGTACGTGCGCGCCGAGCCGCTGCTCGACAGCGCGCTGGCGAAGGAGCCGTATTTCGTGCCGGCGCTCGCCGACCGCGCCGCGCTGCACCTGCGCGCCATGCAGTACGCCGACGCGCGCCGGGTGGCGATGACGGCGCTCGCCGTGGACGCCTACGACGGCGCCGCCAACTACTACTACGGCGTCGCCAACCGCCGGCTCGGTCGCGCGGCCGACGCGCGTGATGGCTTTGAGATCGCCTCGCAGTCGGCCGAGTATCGCGCCGCCGCCTGGACCGAACTCGCGAGACTCTGGCTCGCCGAGGGCGATGAAGCGCGCGCCCTCTCGTACGTGGACAAGGCGCTCACTGTCGACGACGCGAACTTGGCGGCGCTCGCGATGCGCGTCGTGGTCGCACGGCATCGCGGCGACGCGAAGGGTGTTCAACGATGGCTTGGCGCACTCGAGGCGGCCGATCCTTTGAGCCACGTGGCCCGCTACGAGCGCCTGCTCGCGCAGAAGGCGCCCACCTCCGGACGCGCGCTTTTGAGCGGCGTGCGCGCCGAGATGCCGGAACAGAGCCTGTTCGAGGTGGCGTCATTCTATCAGTCCATCGGCGATCGCCGTGCGGCACTCGACGTGCTCGAAGGCGTCGGTGATCACCCTGAGGCGCTGTACTGGCGCGCGGCGCTGCTGCAGGGCACAGCGCGATCGTCTGCCGCGTCGAGCGCAGCGATAGCGGCGAGGCCCAGCGACGATCCCACGTCGTTGATCGAGCGCGCCAACGCCCTCTCGCCGCGCTTCGTCTTCCCGTTCCGTCCGGAAGTGCTCGACGCGCTTGAAGGAGTCGTGCGGCAGAACTCATCATGGAAGCCGCGCTACTACCTGGCGCTCGGTTACTGGGGGACCGGACGCGTCGCGCAGGCGGCGCTAATGCTCACCGGGCTGGCGCGCACCCCCGACTACGCGCCGTTCTACGCGGCACGGGCGTCGCTGCCGGGACGGGCGGCGCACGACGTGATCACCGATCTCGAGCGCGCCGCGTCGCTGGACACGGCCGAATGGCGCTACGGCAAGCTGCTCGTCGAAAGGCACCTCGAGCAGCAGGACACCGCGCGCGCACTCGCCGTCGCCACGGAGTACGCACGGCGCCTCCCGTCGTCGTACATCCTCGCAATGACGCGCGTGCGCGCCCTGATGGGCGCCCAGCGCTACGCCGAGGCGGATGCGCTGCTCGGCACGCTCACGATCATTCCGTTCGAAGGGTCAGCCGAGGGGCACGCGCTGCATCGCGAGGCCAAGCTGATGCTCGCGGTGGACGCCATGCGCGACGGCCGCTGGGAAAACGCGCGCGCCTTGATTGCCGCCGCGCGCGAGTGGCCCGAGCGACTCGGGGCGGGGAAGCCGTACCCCGCCGACGTGGATGAACGGCTGGAGGACTGGCTTGCGGCCGACGTTGCGCGTCGCATCGGGGCACCGGAAGCGGCCGCCGTGATGCAGACCCATCCGATGCCCGAGGCGACGGGGCTGGCCGGGCGGGTGATCGCGCGGTGGAGGACGCTGGATCGCTGA